One segment of Phycisphaerales bacterium DNA contains the following:
- a CDS encoding immunoglobulin domain-containing protein, whose amino-acid sequence MKRFITVGAVVAMVAGQALAQPVITSLGSGTPNSLGQNGSTLYVGGSGLGGGGASRWTLSGGSLSGASATGTSGGGFISADGAFSTAVVLNNTARVFGNTATGVTPTFSTTPTLVASTTDPASTEFGAGRWSFGGGSLQRLGGLPIVPELMVYGSGSSGSSTGSFMTPHFISSTGRFVVGQAYISSYSNSSGNTISASTFNWRPFVWDAQGAGGAGSFTVLPTPMRTSSNTWRRRTGTAYAVSSDGTVIVGAQEHNVSAAGAVDPDGGRLVVWRWDGSAYTMSYLPNGVDAGGFPITYSTTAGTVLMNSAGTIIVARAADASGMYLGRWTWNSATSSWSSPENLGSNLTTPASWLPGSVTSCAIPPNLTPTGMSEDGQTIVGTAVYSTCGSFMSGGFIKVFDGPIQDWYDYLVAASTPGITENYGPIGDNGDPARGLPRLGYPTAISQDGNAVAGLQGGTLRIPGATPWLVQMTGGTACVAPTITQQPSNASFSRCSVGSTLNFVSLSAFASGTAPFTYQWFKDGVAINDGTTASGSSVTGATTFQMRINKPMPADAGAYTCVITGCNGQTATTVAATVAPDAAMPTPANDTCQTAQDIGEGTANFNVCGAYVDDGFAACSNQEAADVWFRYTPTFTGPARFQTCGSTFDTTVQVYSDCNGSLLACNNDVGQRGLVGVSCNSNRSVVDHSVTAGQAVLVRVGALGTPFTNSGTSGALTIGAAPVAPPNDQCEGALPIAMGTHSTPSAYFNLGEATEDMQIGVDVCGGGSASTSTRDVYFRLSAGCGGTYTIDTCGSTMTNPMLHVFSGCSGILLACHDNVGSGVSGCTSNQARIADLVVGGDVIIRVSSSGASAPNSGAFQLNITGTPTACCGPQDFNGDGDSGTDQDIEAFFACLGGTCCQACWPAGADFNGDGDTGTDQDIEAFFRVLGGGTC is encoded by the coding sequence ATGAAGCGTTTCATCACGGTCGGAGCGGTTGTCGCGATGGTGGCGGGTCAGGCGCTGGCACAGCCGGTGATCACCTCGCTGGGCAGCGGCACGCCCAACTCGCTGGGCCAGAACGGGAGCACGCTGTACGTGGGCGGCTCGGGCCTGGGCGGGGGCGGGGCGTCGAGGTGGACGCTGAGCGGCGGATCGCTGAGCGGCGCTTCGGCGACGGGGACGAGTGGCGGCGGGTTCATCTCTGCGGATGGCGCGTTCAGCACGGCGGTGGTGCTGAACAACACCGCTCGCGTGTTCGGCAATACGGCGACGGGTGTGACGCCCACGTTCAGCACCACCCCGACACTGGTTGCGTCCACGACGGACCCGGCGAGCACGGAGTTTGGTGCGGGGCGGTGGAGCTTCGGTGGGGGGTCTCTGCAGCGGCTGGGCGGGCTTCCGATTGTCCCCGAGTTGATGGTGTACGGCTCGGGATCGAGCGGCAGCAGCACGGGTTCGTTCATGACGCCGCACTTCATCTCGAGCACGGGACGGTTCGTGGTCGGGCAGGCGTACATCTCGAGCTACAGCAACTCCAGCGGGAACACGATCTCGGCGTCGACCTTCAACTGGCGGCCGTTTGTGTGGGACGCGCAGGGCGCGGGCGGGGCGGGGTCGTTCACGGTGCTGCCGACACCGATGCGGACCTCGAGCAACACATGGCGGCGGCGCACGGGCACGGCGTACGCGGTGAGCTCGGATGGAACCGTGATCGTGGGTGCGCAGGAGCACAATGTGTCGGCGGCGGGCGCGGTCGATCCGGATGGCGGGCGGCTGGTGGTGTGGCGGTGGGATGGCAGCGCGTACACGATGTCGTACCTGCCCAACGGGGTTGACGCGGGCGGGTTCCCGATCACGTACAGCACGACTGCCGGAACGGTGCTGATGAACAGCGCGGGCACGATCATCGTCGCCAGAGCGGCGGACGCGTCGGGGATGTACCTGGGCCGATGGACGTGGAACAGCGCGACCTCGAGCTGGAGCAGCCCTGAGAACCTGGGGTCGAACCTGACGACGCCGGCGAGCTGGTTGCCCGGGAGCGTCACCTCGTGCGCGATTCCCCCGAACCTGACGCCCACGGGCATGAGCGAGGACGGCCAGACCATTGTCGGGACGGCGGTGTACAGCACGTGCGGCAGCTTTATGTCGGGCGGGTTCATCAAGGTGTTCGACGGGCCAATCCAGGACTGGTACGACTACCTCGTTGCGGCGAGCACCCCGGGGATCACGGAGAACTATGGGCCGATCGGTGACAACGGCGACCCGGCACGCGGCCTGCCGCGGCTGGGCTACCCGACGGCGATCTCGCAGGACGGGAACGCGGTGGCGGGGTTGCAGGGCGGGACGCTGCGGATCCCGGGGGCGACGCCGTGGCTGGTGCAGATGACCGGCGGGACGGCGTGCGTGGCGCCGACGATCACGCAGCAGCCCTCGAACGCGAGCTTCTCACGGTGCTCGGTGGGGAGCACGCTGAACTTCGTGAGCCTGTCGGCGTTCGCGTCGGGCACGGCGCCCTTCACGTACCAGTGGTTCAAGGACGGCGTGGCGATCAATGACGGGACGACGGCGTCGGGCTCCAGCGTGACCGGGGCGACGACGTTCCAGATGAGGATCAATAAGCCGATGCCGGCGGATGCGGGCGCGTACACGTGCGTGATCACGGGCTGCAACGGGCAGACAGCGACCACCGTGGCGGCGACGGTGGCTCCGGACGCGGCGATGCCGACGCCCGCGAACGACACCTGCCAGACGGCGCAGGACATCGGGGAGGGCACGGCCAACTTCAACGTGTGCGGGGCGTACGTGGATGACGGGTTCGCGGCGTGCAGCAACCAGGAGGCCGCGGACGTGTGGTTCCGGTACACGCCGACGTTCACGGGGCCGGCGCGGTTCCAGACGTGCGGCTCGACGTTCGACACGACGGTGCAGGTGTACTCGGACTGCAACGGCAGCCTGCTGGCGTGCAACAACGACGTTGGGCAGCGGGGGCTGGTGGGCGTGAGCTGCAACTCAAATCGCAGCGTGGTGGATCACAGCGTGACGGCGGGGCAAGCGGTGCTGGTGCGGGTGGGCGCGCTGGGAACGCCCTTCACGAACTCGGGCACGAGCGGGGCGCTCACGATCGGCGCGGCGCCGGTGGCGCCGCCGAATGATCAGTGCGAGGGTGCGCTGCCGATCGCGATGGGGACGCACAGCACGCCGAGCGCGTACTTCAACCTGGGCGAGGCGACGGAGGACATGCAGATCGGCGTGGACGTGTGCGGCGGGGGCAGCGCGAGCACCTCGACGCGCGACGTGTACTTCCGGTTGAGCGCGGGGTGCGGCGGGACGTACACGATCGATACGTGCGGCTCGACCATGACCAACCCCATGCTGCACGTGTTCAGCGGGTGCTCCGGCATCCTGCTGGCGTGCCACGACAACGTGGGCTCGGGCGTTTCGGGCTGCACCAGCAACCAGGCCCGGATCGCGGACCTCGTGGTGGGCGGGGATGTGATCATCCGCGTGTCGAGCAGCGGGGCGTCGGCTCCGAACAGCGGCGCGTTCCAGCTGAACATCACGGGGACGCCGACGGCGTGCTGCGGGCCGCAGGACTTCAACGGCGACGGCGACAGCGGGACGGACCAGGACATCGAGGCGTTCTTCGCGTGCCTGGGCGGAACGTGCTGCCAGGCGTGCTGGCCGGCGGGCGCCGACTTCAACGGCGACGGTGACACCGGGACCGACCAGGACATCGAGGCGTTCTTCCGCGTGCTTGGCGGCGGGACCTGCTGA
- a CDS encoding flavoprotein has product MTDAAPTPGAPQPGAFDMRLLEPARGKRILVCLTGGIAAYKTCTIVSRLAQAGANVHVAMTESATRFVTPLTFQALSANPVYTSAWDHIESKDPQHVSLARDADLVLVAPCTMDCMARLAHGLTDDVVTLIISAVDRAKTPVLLAPAMNAAMWGQPSTQRNLATLLADGFKTIGPGTGWQACRTVGEGRMTEPEEILRVVAQTLRA; this is encoded by the coding sequence ATGACCGACGCCGCACCCACCCCCGGAGCACCGCAGCCCGGGGCCTTTGACATGCGCCTGCTCGAGCCCGCCCGCGGCAAGCGCATCCTCGTCTGCCTCACCGGCGGCATCGCCGCCTACAAGACCTGCACCATCGTCAGCCGCCTCGCCCAGGCCGGCGCCAACGTGCACGTCGCCATGACAGAGAGCGCCACCCGCTTCGTCACCCCCCTCACCTTCCAGGCCCTCTCCGCCAACCCCGTCTACACCAGCGCCTGGGACCACATCGAGAGCAAGGACCCCCAGCACGTCTCCCTCGCCCGCGACGCCGACCTCGTCCTCGTCGCCCCCTGCACCATGGACTGCATGGCCCGCCTCGCCCACGGCCTCACCGACGACGTCGTCACCCTCATCATCTCCGCAGTCGACCGCGCCAAGACCCCTGTCCTCCTCGCCCCCGCCATGAACGCCGCCATGTGGGGCCAGCCCTCCACCCAGCGCAACCTCGCCACCCTCCTCGCCGACGGCTTCAAGACCATCGGCCCCGGCACCGGCTGGCAGGCCTGCCGCACCGTCGGCGAAGGCCGCATGACCGAGCCCGAAGAGATCCTCCGCGTCGTCGCGCAGACGCTCCGCGCCTGA
- a CDS encoding DNA-directed RNA polymerase subunit omega, which produces MIEALKSDEIVNKVGGRFKLCSLIQRRLVQLMEGARPLVPRDGRSDLELAIEEILQDKITLDFDAAQLDHTSNT; this is translated from the coding sequence ATGATTGAGGCACTCAAGAGCGACGAGATCGTCAACAAGGTCGGGGGCCGCTTCAAGCTCTGCTCGCTGATCCAGCGCCGCCTGGTCCAGCTCATGGAGGGCGCCCGCCCGCTCGTCCCCCGCGACGGCCGCAGCGACCTGGAGCTCGCCATCGAGGAGATCCTGCAGGACAAGATCACCCTCGACTTCGACGCCGCCCAGCTGGACCACACCAGCAACACCTGA
- a CDS encoding DUF3553 domain-containing protein: MSFSKGDRVVHAGRPEWGAGAVLSAESYLHEGKPAQRLSIRFDRAGTKSISTAFADLRPASDMPRLLESPEEEPDPIAQAALNANVEELMTRLPDRATDPFSSLRSRLTATLDLYRFTESGGALLDWAAIQTGLKDPLSRFNRHELEQWFVKFKIELDNHLRKLLRDVRKQEPATIDAVLATTNPAGKAAVRRVEMR; the protein is encoded by the coding sequence ATGTCCTTCTCCAAAGGCGATCGTGTCGTGCATGCCGGCAGGCCCGAGTGGGGCGCCGGGGCGGTGCTGTCGGCGGAGAGCTACCTGCATGAGGGCAAGCCTGCCCAGCGGCTGAGCATCCGGTTCGACCGGGCGGGTACGAAGTCGATCTCGACGGCGTTTGCGGATCTGCGGCCGGCCTCGGACATGCCCCGGCTGCTGGAATCACCGGAGGAAGAGCCGGACCCGATCGCGCAGGCGGCCCTGAACGCGAATGTCGAGGAGCTGATGACGCGCCTGCCGGACCGGGCGACGGACCCGTTCTCCAGTCTGCGGTCGCGGCTGACGGCGACGCTGGACCTGTACCGGTTTACGGAGTCTGGGGGGGCGCTGCTGGACTGGGCGGCGATTCAGACGGGGCTGAAGGATCCGCTGTCGCGGTTCAACCGGCACGAGCTGGAGCAGTGGTTCGTCAAGTTCAAGATTGAACTGGACAACCACCTCAGGAAGCTGCTGCGGGATGTGCGGAAGCAGGAGCCCGCGACGATCGATGCGGTGCTGGCGACGACGAACCCCGCGGGGAAGGCGGCGGTGCGGCGGGTGGAGATGCGGTAG
- a CDS encoding GNAT family N-acetyltransferase, with protein sequence MRIVEAESGPALADAALLFREYAASLPFSLCFQGFEHELATLPGRYARPAGRLFIAYDDANQPAGCIALRDISQQVNAANTCEMKRLYVRPQHRRAGLARSLCDLLLTEARAAGYTTMKLDTSSDMHPAITLYRSLGFTECERYNDDPMDDTLWFELKLLS encoded by the coding sequence ATGAGGATCGTGGAAGCCGAGTCCGGCCCCGCGCTCGCCGACGCCGCGCTCCTCTTCCGCGAGTACGCCGCCAGCCTCCCCTTCTCCCTCTGCTTCCAGGGCTTCGAGCACGAACTCGCCACCCTCCCCGGCCGCTACGCGAGGCCCGCCGGCCGCCTCTTCATCGCCTACGACGACGCCAACCAGCCCGCCGGCTGCATCGCCCTCCGCGACATCTCGCAACAGGTGAACGCCGCCAACACCTGCGAGATGAAGCGCCTCTATGTCCGCCCGCAGCACCGCCGCGCCGGCCTCGCCCGCAGCCTCTGCGACCTGCTCCTCACCGAAGCCCGCGCCGCCGGCTACACCACCATGAAGCTCGACACCTCCAGCGACATGCACCCCGCCATCACCCTCTACCGCTCCCTGGGCTTCACGGAGTGCGAGCGCTACAACGACGACCCCATGGACGACACCCTCTGGTTCGAGTTGAAGCTCTTGTCTTGA